A window of the Salmo trutta unplaced genomic scaffold, fSalTru1.1, whole genome shotgun sequence genome harbors these coding sequences:
- the LOC115183958 gene encoding microtubule-associated protein 6-like, with translation MTQCRPTAFQDPVQTSTIPGPSAEQQHTITGPSADQQHTIPGPSADQQHTRTQCRPTAYQDPVQTNSIPYQDPVQTNSIPGPSADQQHTIPGPSADQQHTIPGPSADQQHTIPGPSADQQHTIPGPSADQQHTITGPSADQQHTRTQCRPTAYQDPVQTNSIPYQDPVQTNSIPYQDPAQTNSIPYQDPVQTNSIPYQDPVQTNSIPYQDRVQTNSIPYQDPAQTNSIPGPSADQQHTITGPSADQQHNRTQCRPTAYHTKTQCRPTAYHNRTQCRPTAYHTRTQCRPTAYQDPAQTNSIPGPSADQQHTRTQCRPTAYHTRTQCRPTAYHTRTQRRPTAYHTRTQCRPTAYQDPVQTNSIPYQDPAQTNSIPYQDPVQTNSIPGPSADQQHTIPGPSADQQHTITVLSLLPLAAVGTVV, from the coding sequence ATGACCCAGTGCAGACCAACAGCATTCCAGGACCCAGTGCAGACCAGTACCATACCAGGACCCAGTGCAGAACAACAGCATACCATAACAGGACCCAGTGCAGACCAACAGCATACCATACCAGGACCCAGTGCAGACCAACAGCATACCAGGACCCAGTGCAGACCAACAGCATACCAGGACCCAGTGCAGACCAACAGCATACCATACCAGGACCCAGTGCAGACCAACAGCATACCAGGACCCAGTGCAGACCAACAGCATACCATACCAGGACCCAGCGCGGACCAACAGCATACCATACCAGGACCCAGTGCAGACCAACAGCATACCATACCAGGACCCAGTGCAGACCAACAGCATACCATACCAGGACCCAGTGCAGACCAACAGCATACCATAACAGGACCCAGTGCAGACCAACAGCATACCAGGACCCAGTGCAGACCAACAGCATACCAGGACCCAGTGCAGACCAACAGCATACCATACCAGGACCCAGTGCAGACCAACAGCATACCATACCAGGACCCAGCGCAGACCAACAGCATACCATACCAGGACCCAGTGCAGACCAACAGCATACCATACCAGGACCCAGTGCAGACCAACAGCATACCATACCAGGACCGAGTGCAGACCAACAGCATACCATACCAGGACCCAGCGCAGACCAACAGCATACCAGGACCCAGTGCAGACCAACAGCATACCATAACAGGACCCAGCGCAGACCAACAGCATAACAGGACCCAGTGCAGACCAACAGCATACCATACCAAGACCCAGTGCAGACCAACAGCATACCATAACAGGACCCAGTGCAGACCAACAGCATACCATACCAGGACCCAGTGCAGACCAACAGCATACCAGGACCCAGCGCAGACCAACAGCATACCAGGACCCAGTGCAGACCAACAGCATACCAGGACCCAGTGCAGACCAACAGCATACCATACCAGGACCCAGTGCAGACCAACAGCATACCATACCAGGACCCAGCGCAGACCAACAGCATACCATACCAGGACCCAGTGCAGACCAACAGCATACCAGGACCCAGTGCAGACCAACAGCATACCATACCAGGACCCAGCGCAGACCAACAGCATACCATACCAGGACCCAGTGCAGACCAACAGCATACCAGGACCCAGTGCAGACCAACAGCATACCATACCAGGACCCAGTGCAGACCAACAGCATACCAtaacagtcctctctctcctccccttggCTGCAGTTGGCACCGTTGTCTAG
- the LOC115183963 gene encoding adrenocorticotropic hormone receptor-like, with protein sequence MMNDGSALPSNHTDCQVVKVPHLVFFVLGMVSLSENLLVVLAVVRNKNLHSPMYMFICSLATFNTVSSLCKTWETLMMVFSDVGQLDSRGDSVRRVDDVIDALLCMSFIGCICSFLAIAVDRYVTIFHALRYHNIMTMRRAAAALAGIWALCGVAGAVMVAFCDATVIKIFFIVLFLVSLLLILFLYVHMFLLARSHARKIAALPGSAMPHRSLRGALTLTMLFGVFVVCWAPFFLHLLLLMVCVENPYCECYRSLFQLNLVLLMSHAVIDPAIYAFRSAELRHTFRKMLLCSDSPFCYKVKTLFH encoded by the coding sequence ATGATGAATGATGGCTCAGCTCTCCCGTCCAACCACACAGACTGTCAGGTGGTGAAGGTACCCCACCTGGTGTTCTTTGTGTTGGGTATGGTGTCTCTCAGTGAGAACCTATTGGTGGTGTTGGCCGTGGTGCGCAACAAGAACCTCCACTCCCCGATGTACATGTTTATCTGTAGCCTGGCCACGTTCAAcaccgtctcctccctctgcaagACCTGGGAGACCCTGATGATGGTGTTCAGTGACGTCGGACAACTGGACTCCCGAGGGGACTCCGTCCGGAGGGTCGACGACGTCATAGACGCACTGCTCTGCATGTCCTTTATTGGTTGTATCTGTAGCTTCCTGGCCATCGCTGTGGACCGTTATGTCACCATCTTCCACGCGCTGCGCTACCACAACATCATGACCATGAGGCGAGCCGCCGCCGCCCTGGCGGGGATCTGGGCGCTGTGCGGCGTCGCCGGGGCGGTCATGGTGGCGTTCTGCGACGCCACGGTCATCAAGATCTTTTTCATCGTGCTCTTCCTCGTCTCGctgctcctcatcctcttcctctacGTCCACATGTTCCTGCTGGCTCGGTCCCACGCCAGGAAGATTGCAGCGCTGCCCGGGAGTGCCATGCCTCACCGCAGCCTCCGGGGGGCTCTCACGCTCACCATGCTATTCGGGGTGTTTGTGGTGTGCTGGGCGCCTttcttcctccatctcctcctcctcatggtGTGCGTAGAGAACCCTTACTGTGAGTGCTACCGCTCTCTGTTCCAGCTGAATTTGGTTCTGCTGATGAGTCACGCCGTGATAGACCCGGCCATCTACGCCTTCCGCAGCGCAGAGCTACGACACACCTTCAGGAAGATGCTGCTCTGCTCAGACTCACCGTTCTGCTACAAGGTCAAAACTCTGTTCCACTGA
- the LOC115183964 gene encoding uncharacterized protein C18orf19 homolog A, protein MHRVLSQGALRQMAYVRSGVVGLSACEARLAASVCVVGRLTPGPGQRWVSTSAFNRAVERPKLQPEDQDPPSHPPSLAGTEPVYGADSSKLPVEAPPEAPEIDPLQDKSIGLVQRFKKTFKQYGKVMIPVHLLTSSVWFGTFYYAAMQGVNVVPFLEFIGLPEKVVGLLNHSSGGYALTAYAMYKIATPARYTVTLGGTSFSVQYLRKHGYFSTPPPVKDYLQDRMEETREKLTEKMEETKELFSEKMEETKELLSGKMEDTKERLSGISDKMEETKERFSGKMEETKERFSGKMEETKERFSGKMEETKERFSGKMEETKDMFSDKLQETKDKVSYRKKLD, encoded by the exons ATGCATCGTGTTCTGTCCCAGGGTGCATTGCGGCAGATGGCCTACGTGCGGTCCGGGGTCGTGGGCCTGTCAGCGTGTGAGGCACGCCTGGCCGCGTCGGTGTGTGTTGTAGGCCGCCTGACCCCAGGGCCCGGCCAGCGCTGGGTCAGTACCTCAGCTTTTAACAGGGCAGTAGAACGGCCCAAGCTCCAACCAGAGGACCAGGACCCACCCAGCCATCCCCCCAGCCTAGCTGGAACAGAGCCCGTCTATGGGGCAGACTCCTCCAAGCTGCCTGTGGAGGCCCCGCCGGAGGCCCCAGAGATAGACCCTCTGCAGGACAAGTCCATTGGTCTGGTCCAGAGGTTCAAGAAGACCTTTAAGCAGTATGGGAAGGTGATGATACCTGTCCATCTCCTGACTTCCAGCGTCTGGTTCGGGACCTTCTACTACGCTGCTATGCA GGGAGTGAATGTGGTGCCTTTTCTGGAATTCATTGGTTTACCAGAGAAGGTGGTTGGTCTGCTGAATCACTCCTCTGGTGGCTATGCCCTCACTGCCTATGCCATGTACAAG ATTGCAACACCTGCCAGATACACGGTGACTCTGGGTGGGACGTCCTTCTCAGTGCAGTACCTCCGTAAACACGGCTACTTCTCTACCCCTCCGCCCGTCAAAGACTACCTGCAGGACCGGATGGAAGAGACCAGGGAGAAACTCACAGAGAAAATGGAGGAAACTAAGGAACTGTTCTCTGAAAAAATGGAGGAAACTAAAGAACTACTCTCGGGGAAAATGGAAGATACGAAAGAACGATTGTCTGGTATTTCCGACAAGATGGAGGAGACGAAAGAACGTTTCTCTGGAAAGATGGAGGAGACCAAAGAACGTTTCTCTGGAAAGATGGAGGAGACCAAAGAACGTTTCTCTGGAAAGATGGAGGAGACCAAAGAACGTTTCTCTGGAAAGATGGAGGAGACCAAAGACATGTTCTCTGATAAACTACAGGAAACCAAAGACAAAGTGTCTTACCGAAAGAAGCTAGATTAG